A window of Methanolobus sediminis contains these coding sequences:
- a CDS encoding DUF362 domain-containing protein yields MSQVFFKAAEDIGPMNTQIDQITDLFPSISPVSEGDIVAIKIHPGELGNTTYTRPVIVKTVVDLVKEAGGIPFVTDSTVLYTSKRFNAADLLYTAATNGFTMGTMGAPFICADGLRGDDSVSVDIGGEVLDSITVASAIANADSMIVISHCKGHPASGFGAAVKNLGMGCLDKAGKTVVHKVASPAIDVGKCVGCGKCVQACPWDAVSVNDDKASVNYDQCRGELSCLESCNFGAIVPPADFPVKMQARLGEAAYGPVKLLPDKIGYINWIFDLTPGCDCFNFSSPVFAGDVGITASKDPVALDKASLDLVNERMKHDGGSCVNNVWGIDPMIHLEYAEKIGAGSMKYYLVRK; encoded by the coding sequence ATGAGTCAAGTCTTTTTCAAAGCCGCAGAGGATATCGGTCCGATGAATACCCAGATCGATCAGATAACTGACCTTTTCCCGTCAATATCGCCAGTTTCCGAAGGCGATATCGTTGCCATCAAAATACATCCCGGAGAACTGGGGAACACAACCTACACTCGTCCTGTGATAGTTAAAACGGTGGTAGACCTTGTTAAAGAAGCAGGTGGTATCCCCTTTGTCACTGATTCTACCGTACTTTACACCAGTAAAAGATTCAATGCTGCAGACCTTCTATATACGGCAGCCACCAACGGCTTCACTATGGGTACTATGGGTGCTCCCTTTATCTGTGCAGATGGTCTTCGGGGAGATGACTCTGTTTCAGTTGACATCGGCGGGGAGGTACTTGACAGTATCACAGTTGCATCTGCGATAGCAAATGCAGATTCAATGATAGTGATATCTCATTGTAAAGGACATCCTGCATCAGGTTTTGGTGCAGCAGTAAAAAATCTTGGAATGGGATGTCTGGACAAAGCCGGGAAAACCGTGGTGCATAAAGTAGCCAGTCCGGCTATTGATGTTGGTAAATGTGTAGGATGCGGAAAATGTGTACAAGCATGTCCATGGGATGCAGTTTCTGTAAATGACGACAAAGCCAGTGTTAATTACGACCAGTGCCGTGGTGAACTTTCATGCCTTGAAAGTTGCAACTTTGGTGCAATAGTCCCTCCAGCAGATTTCCCGGTGAAGATGCAGGCAAGACTTGGTGAGGCGGCTTATGGCCCCGTAAAGCTCCTTCCCGATAAGATAGGATACATAAACTGGATATTTGATCTCACTCCGGGTTGTGACTGTTTTAACTTCTCATCTCCAGTGTTTGCTGGTGATGTTGGAATTACTGCATCTAAGGATCCGGTTGCTCTTGATAAGGCCAGCCTTGATCTTGTTAATGAAAGAATGAAGCATGACGGAGGAAGCTGTGTCAACAACGTATGGGGAATAGACCCTATGATTCATCTGGAATATGCTGAGAAGATAGGTGCAGGAAGCATGAAATACTACTTGGTGCGCAAATGA
- the psmB gene encoding archaeal proteasome endopeptidase complex subunit beta: MVNDKHYTGTTTVGIVCKDGVVLATEQRATMGNFIASKTAKKVYQIDEKVAMTIAGSVGDAQQIVRVMSVESKLYKMRRKESMTIKGLTTLLSNMLSGQRYYPLMVQLLVGGYDKTGPSIYSLDALGGSIEETKAVSTGSGSPFAYGVLEDRYRENMSTEEGVELAVRALHNAMKRDSASGENIDVVVITKDKYTRLDMDEVKKMREEF, from the coding sequence ATGGTTAATGATAAACATTACACGGGTACAACCACTGTAGGGATAGTTTGCAAAGACGGTGTTGTTCTTGCAACCGAACAGCGTGCAACAATGGGGAATTTCATTGCAAGTAAAACTGCAAAGAAGGTATACCAGATCGATGAAAAAGTTGCAATGACCATTGCAGGCTCCGTGGGAGACGCACAGCAGATTGTAAGGGTCATGAGTGTGGAGTCCAAGTTGTACAAAATGAGGCGTAAGGAGTCCATGACCATTAAGGGTCTCACAACACTCTTATCCAACATGCTCAGTGGACAGAGGTACTATCCTTTGATGGTACAGCTTCTTGTCGGAGGATATGACAAGACCGGACCTTCGATCTATTCACTTGATGCCCTTGGTGGAAGTATAGAAGAAACAAAAGCTGTATCTACAGGATCAGGTTCTCCATTTGCATATGGTGTACTTGAGGACAGGTACAGAGAGAATATGTCCACAGAAGAAGGTGTTGAACTGGCTGTAAGAGCGCTTCACAATGCAATGAAGAGAGACTCTGCATCAGGTGAGAACATTGACGTGGTTGTAATTACAAAGGACAAATACACAAGACTTGATATGGATGAAGTTAAGAAAATGAGAGAAGAATTCTAA
- a CDS encoding 60S ribosomal export protein NMD3, with product MNNTVCPKCGKPTTKLFQGKCKECFLENFTLAEIAPVLHAKLCPTCGARNVKNKWVDQGSLEEIVIHTAEDALFVHEMAEDIEIYIEPRALTPYMYKVHIEVDALLLDESFHQELETEVRVLRESCDMCSRISGGYFEAIIQIRATNRIPGDDEKQECINIANTVLERLVNKGDRLAFISSSLEIKEGTDLYVGSSNAARHICKEINSRLGGSFTESASLQGRKDGKDVYRITFSLRLPEFMPHDIIEYKGKIIEIRKFSKNVTGMDVETGARFTTTPDELQGATLISKRKDLPKTMLVAIENDDLMLLDPDTYETVTVKKPVMFSAEPGSEIPVVKTEKGLLAIADLS from the coding sequence ATGAACAATACCGTATGTCCCAAATGCGGAAAACCGACGACAAAACTGTTTCAGGGAAAATGCAAGGAGTGTTTTCTGGAGAACTTCACTCTTGCTGAAATAGCGCCTGTGCTTCATGCAAAGCTATGTCCTACCTGCGGTGCTCGTAACGTAAAGAACAAATGGGTGGATCAGGGAAGTCTTGAAGAGATAGTCATTCATACAGCAGAGGATGCTCTCTTTGTGCATGAGATGGCAGAGGACATAGAGATATATATTGAGCCAAGGGCACTTACGCCTTACATGTATAAGGTGCATATTGAAGTCGATGCCTTGTTACTTGATGAGAGTTTCCATCAGGAACTTGAAACAGAGGTTCGTGTTCTTCGCGAATCCTGTGATATGTGCAGCCGCATATCCGGTGGATACTTTGAGGCTATCATTCAGATTCGTGCAACCAATCGTATTCCGGGTGATGATGAGAAACAGGAATGCATCAATATAGCTAACACTGTTCTTGAAAGGCTTGTAAATAAAGGCGACAGGCTTGCTTTCATATCCAGTTCACTGGAGATCAAGGAAGGGACTGATCTTTATGTCGGTTCTTCCAATGCTGCAAGGCATATCTGCAAGGAAATAAATTCCCGTCTTGGTGGCAGCTTCACCGAGTCTGCTTCTTTGCAGGGAAGAAAAGATGGAAAGGATGTGTATCGTATAACCTTCTCCCTGAGGCTTCCTGAATTTATGCCACATGATATTATTGAATACAAGGGAAAGATCATCGAGATAAGGAAGTTCTCTAAAAATGTGACCGGAATGGATGTTGAGACCGGAGCTCGTTTTACAACTACTCCTGATGAGCTGCAGGGAGCAACACTAATTTCAAAGAGAAAGGACCTTCCAAAAACAATGCTTGTTGCAATAGAGAATGACGATTTGATGTTACTTGATCCTGATACGTATGAGACGGTAACAGTTAAGAAACCCGTAATGTTCTCTGCAGAGCCAGGAAGCGAGATACCAGTTGTTAAGACTGAAAAAGGTCTTCTTGCTATTGCCGATCTGTCATGA
- a CDS encoding ATP-grasp domain-containing protein yields MKNILVIGFSTRNIVCSGSRAGYNMYSIDAFCDYDLQQCAKGFAKLDIGESFDASRISLADVSDLIESFDVKFDAIIPGSGFEMIGLERLPFWILGNDPRIMAEVSDKHLFSIFLKKRGIAHPETVLLDEIGALEFPLMVKPACSGGGIFNMKVNNSHDLIVLYSRLKEAGLPPGKSKIIAQEFVDGIPASVSVLSTRDRAVAIVVNEQLIGTSWLTEMPFAYCGNITPFETPYASEMKQIAENLILELGLVGSNGVDFIITEKGPIVIEVNARFQGSLDSVEMATGLNLLESHLKAFEGIIDISAEIPGVKGNGNANKYAGRCILYSDRKMVMTEAVRDMLLERNVCDVPVAGQFIGPNEPVISVLNSGNDRDEVIRGMKDSVTFIRESLNLLNPE; encoded by the coding sequence ATGAAAAACATACTTGTGATTGGTTTCAGCACCCGTAATATCGTTTGTTCCGGCTCAAGGGCCGGATACAACATGTATTCCATCGATGCTTTTTGTGACTATGACCTGCAACAATGTGCAAAAGGTTTTGCTAAACTGGATATTGGTGAAAGTTTTGATGCGAGCAGAATTAGTCTGGCTGATGTTTCAGATCTGATAGAAAGTTTTGACGTGAAATTTGATGCTATTATTCCTGGTTCCGGCTTTGAGATGATAGGTCTTGAAAGACTTCCATTTTGGATTCTCGGAAATGATCCCCGGATAATGGCAGAGGTCTCTGACAAACACTTATTTTCTATTTTTCTGAAAAAAAGGGGAATAGCTCATCCAGAAACTGTGCTTCTTGATGAGATTGGAGCATTAGAGTTTCCTTTAATGGTAAAGCCTGCATGTTCAGGAGGCGGGATATTCAACATGAAGGTCAATAATTCTCATGATCTCATAGTCCTGTATAGCAGGTTGAAGGAGGCGGGACTACCACCAGGCAAGAGTAAAATAATAGCACAGGAGTTTGTAGATGGTATTCCGGCAAGTGTTTCGGTCTTGTCTACAAGGGACAGGGCTGTTGCAATCGTTGTAAATGAACAGCTTATAGGCACATCCTGGCTTACTGAAATGCCGTTTGCATATTGTGGTAACATAACTCCTTTTGAGACTCCGTATGCATCGGAAATGAAGCAGATTGCTGAAAACCTGATACTTGAACTGGGGCTTGTGGGTTCAAATGGTGTTGATTTTATAATTACTGAGAAAGGGCCTATTGTCATAGAAGTGAATGCACGTTTCCAGGGAAGTCTTGACTCAGTTGAAATGGCAACTGGTCTCAACCTTCTGGAATCTCACCTGAAAGCATTTGAAGGAATTATTGATATATCTGCCGAAATCCCGGGTGTAAAAGGAAATGGCAATGCGAATAAGTATGCTGGACGATGTATTCTGTATTCGGACAGGAAAATGGTAATGACAGAAGCTGTTAGGGATATGTTACTTGAAAGGAATGTATGTGATGTTCCGGTTGCAGGTCAGTTTATCGGGCCAAATGAACCTGTTATATCTGTACTGAATTCAGGAAATGATCGCGATGAAGTTATTCGTGGGATGAAAGATAGCGTCACGTTTATACGTGAATCATTGAATTTACTGAATCCTGAATAA
- the cdhC gene encoding CO dehydrogenase/CO-methylating acetyl-CoA synthase complex subunit beta: MADEFPFEISPMFEGERIRKDGMYVELGGPKSKGFELVRAAEMSEVEDNKFTLIGPDLSDMEEGSRYPLAMVYKIAGELVEADLESIVERRNHEFQNYIQGFMHLNQRDDVWMRVSKDAVAKGMTSFEPVAKAIMMLFKNELPFIEAVEAIYITDEAEIDKEIDNARAVYKARDERTRDLHDEDVDTFYGCTLCASFAPTNVCVVTPDRISLCGAINWFDGRAAAKVDPEGPQFAIPKGDVIDAASGEYTGVNEAAKRLSSGEYDRIKLHSFFEYPHTSCGCFEVVGFYIPEVDGIGWVDRDFAGTAPNGLQFSTMAGQTGGGKQVVGFLGIGVNYFRSPKFIESDGGWDRVVWMPKMLKDKVMADIPEAIRDKIATEEEAADVESLRTFLKDKNHPILERWVEEEEEAPEEEEATEAAPQAGFAPQMMQMPTNFMPSMPMMSGGGSGGVKIILKNAKVSIEKVIIKKQD, encoded by the coding sequence ATGGCAGATGAATTCCCTTTTGAAATATCTCCTATGTTTGAAGGAGAGAGGATTAGAAAAGACGGTATGTATGTGGAACTCGGTGGCCCAAAATCCAAAGGATTTGAACTTGTAAGGGCAGCAGAGATGAGCGAAGTAGAGGACAACAAGTTCACTCTCATCGGTCCAGACCTTTCAGACATGGAAGAAGGTTCAAGGTATCCTCTTGCAATGGTCTACAAGATCGCAGGAGAGCTTGTAGAAGCTGACCTCGAGTCAATCGTTGAAAGAAGGAACCACGAATTCCAGAACTACATACAGGGTTTCATGCACCTTAACCAGAGAGACGACGTCTGGATGAGGGTAAGCAAGGATGCTGTTGCAAAGGGCATGACCTCATTCGAGCCAGTTGCAAAGGCTATAATGATGCTCTTTAAGAACGAGCTTCCATTTATAGAGGCTGTAGAGGCTATCTACATCACAGATGAAGCTGAGATCGACAAGGAGATCGACAACGCAAGAGCGGTCTACAAGGCAAGGGACGAAAGGACCCGTGACCTTCACGATGAGGATGTTGACACATTCTACGGATGTACCCTTTGTGCATCATTCGCTCCAACCAATGTTTGTGTCGTTACACCGGACAGGATCTCACTTTGTGGTGCGATCAACTGGTTCGACGGCAGGGCAGCTGCAAAGGTAGACCCTGAAGGTCCTCAGTTCGCAATTCCAAAAGGCGATGTAATTGATGCAGCATCCGGAGAATACACCGGTGTCAATGAAGCAGCAAAGAGGCTTTCAAGCGGTGAATATGATCGTATAAAGCTCCACTCATTCTTTGAGTACCCACACACATCCTGTGGATGTTTCGAGGTAGTAGGTTTCTACATCCCTGAAGTAGACGGTATCGGATGGGTAGACAGGGACTTCGCAGGCACAGCTCCAAACGGACTTCAGTTCTCAACCATGGCAGGACAGACCGGTGGAGGTAAGCAGGTAGTAGGTTTCCTTGGAATTGGTGTCAACTATTTCCGTTCACCAAAGTTCATCGAATCTGATGGTGGCTGGGACAGAGTTGTATGGATGCCAAAGATGCTTAAGGACAAGGTAATGGCCGACATCCCAGAGGCTATCCGTGACAAGATCGCAACCGAAGAGGAAGCAGCAGATGTCGAGAGTCTCAGAACTTTCCTTAAGGACAAGAACCACCCAATCCTTGAGAGATGGGTAGAGGAAGAAGAGGAAGCACCAGAAGAGGAAGAGGCAACTGAAGCAGCTCCACAGGCTGGCTTTGCACCGCAAATGATGCAGATGCCAACAAACTTCATGCCATCCATGCCAATGATGAGCGGCGGTGGATCCGGCGGTGTCAAGATCATCCTTAAGAATGCAAAGGTAAGCATCGAAAAAGTGATCATTAAGAAACAGGACTAA
- the cdhD gene encoding CO dehydrogenase/acetyl-CoA synthase subunit delta has protein sequence MTKKMKLSQLSDMLQDLNVESLEGVTIEGDIELNITGGGGLNPALAYAIGSEISQISLHMANIGRILGFPAEQLFASAFGMAEAPQPQALPASPKIQELLASKFEVSKVDNWKNPIQEVTLGATSGDGGSRKSTVTIGGENALPYYFDAEMPHRNYVTMDVFDMPIGMAKAVKGNYEDVINDPAEWAKKVVRDFNADMVTIHLISTDPLINDTPAKEAAKVVEDVLQAVDVPIVIGGSGNPEKDPEVLEKAAEVAEGERVLLASASLNLDYERIAKAAMDYGHNVLSWTQLEINAQKELNRKLMKQCNVPRDRIVMDPTTAALGYGLDYAYTNMERIRLAGLMGDDELTFPMSSGTTNAWGAREAWMVSSPLNQDSDWGPREYRGPIWEIVTGLALSLAGNDMFMMMHPTSVQVLKEITQTLYGSIESEEIDITNWIGAEV, from the coding sequence ATGACAAAGAAAATGAAATTATCACAGCTCAGTGATATGTTGCAGGACCTCAATGTGGAATCACTTGAAGGTGTGACCATTGAAGGTGACATTGAGCTTAATATAACAGGCGGTGGCGGACTCAATCCAGCACTTGCCTATGCGATCGGAAGTGAGATATCACAGATCTCCCTTCATATGGCAAACATTGGAAGAATACTTGGATTCCCTGCTGAACAGTTGTTCGCATCTGCTTTCGGAATGGCAGAAGCACCACAGCCACAGGCACTTCCAGCATCTCCAAAGATCCAGGAACTCCTTGCCTCCAAATTCGAGGTTTCAAAGGTAGACAACTGGAAGAACCCGATCCAGGAAGTAACACTTGGTGCAACATCAGGTGACGGTGGTTCAAGAAAGAGCACCGTGACCATTGGTGGAGAGAACGCACTTCCATATTACTTCGATGCCGAAATGCCACACAGGAACTACGTCACAATGGACGTTTTCGACATGCCGATAGGTATGGCAAAGGCAGTCAAGGGCAATTACGAGGATGTTATCAACGACCCTGCCGAGTGGGCAAAGAAGGTCGTGCGTGACTTTAACGCTGATATGGTAACAATTCACCTTATCTCAACTGACCCGCTCATCAACGACACCCCTGCAAAGGAAGCAGCAAAGGTTGTCGAGGATGTACTCCAGGCAGTTGACGTACCAATCGTTATCGGTGGTTCAGGTAACCCTGAGAAGGATCCTGAAGTTCTCGAGAAGGCAGCAGAAGTTGCAGAAGGAGAGAGAGTACTCCTTGCATCCGCAAGTCTGAACCTTGACTACGAGAGAATTGCAAAGGCAGCAATGGACTACGGACACAATGTCCTTTCCTGGACACAGCTTGAGATCAACGCTCAGAAAGAGCTTAACAGGAAGCTTATGAAGCAGTGTAATGTCCCAAGGGACAGAATTGTAATGGACCCAACCACAGCAGCACTTGGTTACGGTCTTGACTACGCTTACACCAACATGGAGCGTATAAGGCTTGCAGGTCTTATGGGCGACGATGAACTGACATTCCCGATGTCATCCGGTACCACCAATGCATGGGGTGCCCGTGAGGCATGGATGGTCTCATCACCACTCAACCAGGACTCTGACTGGGGACCAAGGGAATACCGTGGACCTATCTGGGAGATTGTCACAGGTCTTGCACTTTCACTTGCAGGTAACGATATGTTCATGATGATGCACCCAACATCCGTACAGGTGCTCAAAGAGATCACACAGACACTCTACGGCTCCATCGAGTCCGAAGAGATAGACATCACCAACTGGATCGGAGCGGAGGTGTGA
- a CDS encoding carbon monoxide dehydrogenase accessory protein CooC produces MAKIIAVTGKGGTGKTATTSLLIRYLTKGDKIVLAVDADPDTNLPETLGCEPSKTIGDIKEFMHDERDNLPPDVNKESILEGKLYEVLEEMPGYDLLVMGRPEGSGCYCYVNNLLRGIMNKLVSNYDILIIDAEAGLEHFSRKIFRNVDDLIVVTDGSRRGLRTAERIRELVDELETDVSNIYVIANKVTDANRERISSTAEELGLELIGMVPVDEMIVERDLAGEPLFDLPDDSVAVQEIEKIAQKLGL; encoded by the coding sequence GTGGCTAAGATAATTGCAGTGACAGGTAAAGGCGGAACAGGGAAGACGGCAACGACCAGTCTTCTCATCCGTTACCTTACTAAGGGTGACAAGATTGTCCTTGCCGTTGATGCGGACCCTGATACCAATCTTCCGGAAACCCTGGGTTGTGAACCCAGCAAGACCATTGGTGACATAAAAGAATTCATGCACGATGAACGTGACAATCTTCCTCCTGATGTCAACAAGGAATCCATTTTAGAAGGAAAACTCTATGAGGTCCTTGAAGAGATGCCGGGATATGACCTGCTGGTCATGGGAAGGCCTGAAGGTTCAGGATGTTACTGCTATGTAAACAACCTGCTTCGTGGTATCATGAACAAGCTCGTAAGCAATTACGATATTCTTATCATCGATGCCGAAGCCGGTCTGGAACATTTCAGCAGGAAGATCTTCAGGAACGTGGATGATCTTATCGTCGTCACAGACGGGTCACGCAGGGGTCTCAGGACCGCTGAGCGTATCCGGGAACTTGTGGACGAGCTGGAAACAGATGTTTCCAACATCTATGTTATTGCAAACAAGGTCACAGATGCAAACCGTGAGAGGATCTCCAGTACTGCTGAAGAACTCGGTCTTGAACTAATAGGAATGGTTCCCGTGGATGAGATGATAGTGGAAAGAGATCTCGCGGGAGAACCTTTATTTGATCTTCCTGACGATTCTGTTGCAGTACAGGAAATAGAGAAGATCGCTCAGAAACTTGGTTTGTAA
- a CDS encoding TIGR00295 family protein, giving the protein MISREAALTILAESGCSEKVIAHCIAVSDLALEIAAGIKSRGKDVDLSLVEIGALLHDLGRSQSHGIDHAILGAELARSYGLEPEIQEIIKRHIGAGISRDEAKNMHLPDDDYIPVTLEQKIVAHADNLLVGTERISIDRRIRKMEKKELSRESIDRVKVLAEEIDIMLGKG; this is encoded by the coding sequence ATGATCTCCCGTGAGGCTGCTCTTACTATCCTTGCAGAATCAGGTTGCAGTGAAAAAGTTATAGCTCATTGCATTGCAGTTTCTGATCTTGCTCTGGAGATAGCAGCCGGGATAAAATCCCGGGGAAAAGATGTTGACCTATCTTTAGTTGAAATAGGCGCTCTTCTTCACGATCTTGGCAGATCTCAAAGCCATGGTATTGATCATGCTATTCTTGGTGCTGAACTGGCAAGGTCTTATGGTCTTGAACCTGAAATTCAGGAGATCATCAAAAGACATATAGGTGCAGGAATTTCACGGGATGAAGCAAAGAATATGCATCTTCCTGATGACGATTACATTCCCGTGACCTTGGAACAGAAAATAGTGGCCCATGCTGATAACCTTTTAGTTGGTACTGAGAGAATATCCATTGACAGGCGTATTCGTAAAATGGAGAAGAAAGAACTCAGCAGGGAAAGCATCGATCGTGTGAAGGTACTTGCTGAGGAAATCGATATTATGCTTGGCAAGGGATAA
- a CDS encoding transcription factor produces the protein MIDLNDPVVRGYLVRLVGEDGLQMIENMPEGEVTDEQIAEATGILLNIVRRTLFILNENKLAICRRERDSSSGWLTYLWTLDMTDIGPQLLKEKKRLVKNLRTRVKFEEENVFYGCPEGCMRMNFNEATECEFLCPDCGEDMMYEDNSGFIEKIEKRLAFLDREK, from the coding sequence TTGATAGATTTGAATGATCCGGTTGTCAGAGGTTATCTCGTTCGGCTGGTGGGTGAAGACGGGCTGCAGATGATCGAGAATATGCCTGAAGGCGAAGTTACAGATGAACAAATAGCTGAGGCGACAGGGATTTTGCTTAACATTGTCAGAAGAACCCTTTTTATCCTTAATGAGAACAAGCTTGCAATATGCAGGCGTGAGCGAGACTCCAGTAGTGGGTGGCTTACTTACCTCTGGACACTTGATATGACTGACATAGGGCCTCAACTTCTTAAAGAGAAGAAAAGACTTGTAAAGAACCTCAGGACCAGGGTAAAGTTCGAAGAGGAAAATGTTTTCTATGGCTGTCCGGAAGGTTGCATGCGTATGAATTTCAATGAAGCTACTGAATGTGAGTTCCTCTGTCCTGACTGTGGTGAGGATATGATGTATGAGGACAATTCCGGATTTATTGAAAAGATAGAAAAACGTCTTGCATTCCTTGACAGAGAAAAATGA
- the cdhB gene encoding CO dehydrogenase/acetyl-CoA synthase complex subunit epsilon — protein MVDTTKNTQIYATWGRKMAKPVNPNVAGKMIAKAKRPLLVVGSEIVDNGQLIEKVVAIAKKGIPVAATGHSITALIDKDIGAKYINVHSLGHFLGDKNWGGLDGQGPYDTVIFLGHKKYYLDQVLAGLKNFTDLKNLAIERHFMQNATLSFGNLKPEVHLEALDELIENI, from the coding sequence ATGGTAGACACAACCAAAAACACCCAGATATACGCAACCTGGGGACGAAAAATGGCAAAACCTGTCAATCCTAATGTGGCAGGTAAAATGATTGCCAAGGCAAAGAGACCTCTCCTTGTTGTAGGATCTGAGATCGTGGACAATGGACAGCTTATTGAGAAAGTTGTTGCAATTGCAAAGAAGGGTATTCCGGTAGCTGCTACCGGACACTCCATCACTGCACTGATTGACAAGGATATCGGTGCAAAATACATCAATGTTCACTCACTTGGTCACTTCCTTGGAGATAAGAACTGGGGCGGTCTTGACGGACAGGGTCCATACGACACAGTTATTTTCCTGGGACACAAGAAGTACTATCTTGACCAGGTGCTTGCAGGTCTTAAGAACTTCACTGACTTGAAGAACCTTGCAATTGAGAGACATTTCATGCAGAACGCTACATTGTCCTTTGGAAACCTGAAACCAGAGGTACACCTTGAGGCGCTTGACGAATTAATTGAGAATATTTAA
- the acsC gene encoding acetyl-CoA decarbonylase/synthase complex subunit gamma, with protein sequence MKINSPLEAYKFLPATNCGECGEATCMAFAAHLIDRSHKLTDCKPILEAKFKKKYEELDALLAPEIREVEIGVGDKIVKIGGDDVLYRHKLTFFNQTAYAYDVTDSMDEKDLVERVKYIQDFKKFYVGNFLTVDMVAVRCTSKDPAKFAAAVKKVVETTDLPIILCSFDPAVLKAGLEASKGRNPLLYAANKDNWKEVGELALEYDVPVTLFAPNDLDMLKTLAKTFAEMGTEKLVLDPGTFPTGKQLKQTLTNFLKVRRAGIDGDREIAYPIMAVPFTAWMAHDDPVSASYWETVVASVFTIKYGDIMILHSTEPYAMLPELHIRDTIYTDPRKPVTVDPGMYKVGEPTADSPVLVTTNFALTYYTVESDIASNKIDCFLWAIDTDGIGVEAAVAGGQLTAEKIKKGIEDSGFDLKKDTSHNTVIIPGLAARLQGDVEDATGANVMVGPADSGRIPGWMEKNWPPQKK encoded by the coding sequence ATGAAAATTAACAGTCCACTCGAAGCTTACAAATTCCTGCCAGCCACCAACTGTGGTGAATGTGGTGAAGCTACATGTATGGCCTTTGCAGCACACCTTATTGACAGGTCACACAAACTGACCGACTGTAAGCCAATCCTTGAAGCAAAATTCAAGAAGAAGTATGAAGAGCTCGATGCACTCCTTGCTCCTGAGATAAGGGAAGTCGAGATCGGTGTCGGTGACAAGATCGTAAAGATCGGTGGAGATGATGTTCTCTACAGGCACAAACTTACATTCTTCAACCAGACAGCATACGCATACGATGTAACCGATAGCATGGATGAGAAAGACCTCGTTGAGAGGGTAAAGTACATCCAGGACTTCAAGAAGTTCTATGTAGGAAACTTCCTCACCGTCGACATGGTTGCAGTACGCTGCACATCCAAGGACCCTGCAAAGTTTGCAGCAGCAGTCAAGAAGGTCGTTGAGACAACAGACCTGCCAATCATTCTCTGTTCATTCGACCCTGCAGTCTTAAAGGCTGGTCTTGAGGCATCCAAGGGAAGAAACCCACTGCTCTACGCAGCAAACAAGGACAACTGGAAAGAAGTCGGGGAACTTGCACTTGAGTACGATGTACCTGTAACACTCTTTGCACCAAATGATCTTGACATGCTCAAGACACTGGCAAAGACCTTTGCAGAAATGGGTACCGAGAAACTTGTACTCGATCCGGGAACATTCCCAACCGGCAAGCAGCTCAAACAGACCCTTACAAACTTCCTCAAGGTACGCAGAGCTGGAATTGACGGTGACCGCGAGATCGCTTACCCAATTATGGCAGTTCCATTTACAGCATGGATGGCACACGATGATCCTGTAAGTGCATCTTACTGGGAAACAGTGGTTGCTTCAGTATTCACCATCAAGTACGGTGACATAATGATCCTTCACAGCACAGAACCATATGCAATGCTGCCTGAACTGCACATCCGTGACACGATCTACACTGACCCAAGAAAGCCGGTTACAGTAGATCCTGGAATGTACAAGGTAGGAGAGCCAACTGCAGATTCACCGGTTCTGGTCACAACCAACTTCGCTCTTACTTACTACACAGTAGAGAGTGATATTGCATCCAACAAGATCGACTGTTTCCTCTGGGCAATCGATACCGATGGTATCGGTGTAGAGGCCGCAGTAGCCGGTGGACAGCTTACCGCCGAGAAGATCAAGAAGGGAATCGAGGATTCAGGCTTTGACCTTAAGAAGGACACAAGCCACAACACTGTCATCATCCCGGGACTTGCAGCACGTCTGCAGGGTGATGTGGAAGACGCAACAGGTGCTAATGTGATGGTAGGTCCTGCAGACTCCGGTAGGATCCCTGGCTGGATGGAAAAGAACTGGCCACCACAGAAGAAATAA